One stretch of Acidicapsa acidisoli DNA includes these proteins:
- a CDS encoding response regulator, whose protein sequence is MTDTRLLVSVVDDDESVRESLPDLLKELGFTARAFSSAEEFLESDIVLRTRCLILDIAMPGMSGPELQRELKLRRIQTPIIFITAHQDEAVRRETIDQGAVECLLKPFTDTAVLNALNAALRTN, encoded by the coding sequence ATGACGGATACACGTTTGTTGGTATCGGTAGTTGATGATGATGAATCGGTGCGCGAATCTTTACCTGATCTGCTGAAAGAATTGGGGTTTACGGCCCGTGCTTTTTCCTCGGCAGAAGAGTTTCTTGAATCCGACATAGTTCTACGGACCAGATGCTTGATCCTCGACATTGCAATGCCAGGCATGAGCGGCCCGGAACTTCAACGCGAGTTAAAGCTTCGCCGGATACAGACGCCAATCATCTTCATCACCGCTCATCAGGATGAGGCAGTGCGGAGAGAGACTATCGATCAAGGAGCGGTGGAATGTTTGCTTAAGCCTTTCACTGATACGGCTGTGCTCAATGCGTTGAATGCAGCGCTTCGAACCAATTGA
- a CDS encoding PAS domain S-box protein, translated as MHQQPTDPATEVKRLQRCMSDLVSVLALPAVWSGSEPSRILDTFLDALLVMLDLDFLYARVRLDSHGTSTDALKTAQLSGTSYSGEEIGQALKHWFGEDPQRWPEEVLRNLGEQEVSAFPIRMGIEGELGLIVAGSQRLGFPEQTERLVLGVAANQVAIGLQHALLLNEQKQVASELDKRVAERTRKLAETNEELQLQVGLLQHIPVAAWTLKPDGTPDFLNQVWLEYTGQTLAFVRSHPEAWMSAVHPDDLEKTSTSFWDGVRSGQGFAMETRFLRAEDGTYRWHLNRAVVLCDAEGKVLKFVGTSTDIDDRKRAEEELRASESNFRHILDNIPGYVCAVNSTGEIEFVNRQFLEDYDKTLEEVKGWATNDFVHPDDFPRVIAAYTNSITSGPPFVDEYRYRRADGVYRWFHVRSLPVRDKDRRITGWYILSTDIEDRKRVEDELRRSEARYRVVVETASDAVISIDESGAIILANPATKRIFGYNLEELIGKPLTLLMPEAMRNLHETGFKRYLETGARHLNWQGTEVTALRANGEEFPVEVSFGEMAADQRKVFTGFIRDISEKKRSEEAILASERNLSLIINTMPVLAWSALPDGTVEFFNQRWLDYTGLLLEQAQGRGWTDAIHPDDLGQMSEYWQSIILSRGPGEIEARLRRFDGNYRWFLFRADPMRDDSGAILKWYGTNTDIDDRRRAEEALRIRELNLLQITETIPEMLWSASPDGAIDYCNGRLHDYTGFSPEQVRSGGWMNLLHPDDVEPTAEVWKSCVKSGTPYSVEVRTFHAADHTYRWCMTRALPLLDQEGRIVRWHGTVVDMHDWKQAQEELRNTQAELARMMRVMTIGQLTASIAHEVSQPLSGIITNANTCLRMLNSEPPNVDGARETAQRTIRDGNRATDVITRLRTLISKKQINIEQVNLNEAVREVIALSLSELQKNRVIVQNQFNDNLPPVKGDRVQLQQVLLNLLRNASDAMVTITDRPRQLFIRTDADGGHATVFVQDSGVGFDPETTDRLFESFFTTKQEGMGIGLSLSRSIVEAHRGHLWATRNDGPGATFAFSIPCDSGL; from the coding sequence ATGCACCAGCAACCAACAGATCCTGCGACTGAAGTAAAACGGCTGCAGCGCTGCATGAGCGATCTGGTCAGCGTCCTTGCACTTCCAGCTGTCTGGAGTGGCAGCGAGCCAAGTCGAATCCTGGATACCTTTCTCGATGCCCTTCTTGTGATGCTGGACCTTGATTTCCTCTATGCGCGAGTACGGCTTGACTCGCACGGAACCTCAACCGACGCGCTTAAGACTGCTCAGCTCTCCGGAACGAGCTATAGCGGGGAGGAGATTGGTCAGGCTCTCAAGCACTGGTTTGGAGAAGATCCGCAGCGATGGCCGGAAGAAGTACTTAGGAATCTGGGAGAGCAGGAGGTTTCGGCCTTTCCCATCAGAATGGGCATAGAAGGCGAGCTCGGACTCATCGTGGCGGGATCTCAGAGGCTCGGCTTTCCGGAACAAACCGAGAGGCTGGTGCTTGGAGTAGCTGCGAATCAGGTAGCTATCGGGTTGCAGCATGCACTTCTGCTGAATGAGCAGAAACAGGTTGCAAGTGAACTCGATAAACGAGTCGCGGAACGAACAAGGAAGCTTGCCGAAACCAACGAAGAGCTGCAACTCCAAGTTGGACTACTGCAGCATATTCCTGTAGCCGCCTGGACGCTCAAGCCCGATGGGACACCGGACTTCCTGAATCAAGTCTGGCTTGAATACACCGGTCAGACCCTCGCTTTTGTCCGATCGCATCCCGAGGCCTGGATGAGTGCGGTCCACCCTGACGATCTGGAAAAAACATCGACGAGCTTTTGGGACGGAGTTCGCTCGGGCCAGGGTTTCGCAATGGAAACCCGTTTTCTCCGCGCAGAGGACGGGACCTATCGCTGGCATCTCAATCGAGCCGTGGTCTTGTGCGATGCAGAAGGAAAAGTCCTCAAATTTGTCGGTACGTCCACCGACATCGATGATCGGAAACGTGCCGAAGAGGAGCTGCGAGCGAGTGAAAGCAATTTCCGTCACATTCTTGACAACATTCCTGGATATGTCTGTGCTGTGAATTCCACTGGCGAGATCGAGTTTGTCAATCGGCAATTCCTTGAGGACTACGACAAGACGCTCGAAGAAGTGAAAGGTTGGGCAACCAACGACTTCGTTCATCCAGATGACTTCCCTCGCGTGATAGCCGCGTATACGAACTCGATCACAAGCGGACCTCCTTTCGTCGATGAGTACCGATATCGCCGGGCCGATGGCGTTTATCGATGGTTCCACGTTCGCTCTCTTCCCGTGCGAGACAAAGATCGTCGGATAACCGGGTGGTACATTCTCTCAACCGATATTGAAGATCGGAAGCGGGTGGAGGACGAACTCAGGCGAAGCGAAGCTAGATACCGGGTTGTGGTTGAAACAGCCAGCGACGCGGTAATCAGTATCGACGAAAGCGGCGCGATCATTCTTGCGAATCCCGCAACAAAGCGGATATTTGGATACAACCTGGAAGAGCTTATCGGCAAACCTCTCACGCTTCTCATGCCGGAAGCAATGCGTAACCTCCATGAGACAGGTTTCAAACGATATCTGGAAACCGGCGCGAGACATCTGAACTGGCAGGGAACCGAGGTGACTGCGCTGCGGGCTAACGGTGAGGAATTTCCTGTAGAAGTTTCATTCGGAGAGATGGCCGCGGATCAGCGAAAGGTATTCACCGGATTCATTCGAGATATCTCCGAAAAGAAGCGCTCTGAAGAAGCGATCCTTGCAAGTGAGCGAAACCTGAGCCTGATCATCAATACGATGCCCGTTCTTGCATGGTCCGCTCTTCCAGACGGCACTGTCGAATTCTTCAACCAGCGGTGGCTGGACTACACGGGTTTATTACTTGAGCAGGCACAGGGGCGAGGATGGACTGACGCAATTCACCCTGACGATCTCGGCCAGATGTCAGAGTACTGGCAATCCATCATTCTCTCGCGAGGACCGGGCGAAATTGAAGCACGTCTTCGACGCTTTGACGGAAATTATCGATGGTTTCTGTTCCGCGCAGACCCAATGCGCGATGACTCAGGTGCAATCCTCAAATGGTATGGCACAAATACCGATATCGACGATCGGAGGCGAGCAGAAGAGGCGCTACGCATACGGGAGTTAAACCTGCTCCAGATAACAGAAACCATACCCGAGATGCTTTGGAGTGCTTCGCCCGATGGAGCGATTGACTACTGCAATGGCCGCTTGCATGATTACACCGGCTTTAGCCCCGAACAAGTTAGGAGCGGTGGCTGGATGAACCTTCTGCATCCCGATGATGTCGAACCGACAGCGGAAGTCTGGAAATCATGTGTGAAAAGCGGCACTCCCTATAGCGTCGAAGTTCGTACGTTTCACGCTGCCGACCACACATACCGTTGGTGTATGACGAGAGCGCTGCCATTACTTGACCAAGAAGGGCGCATAGTAAGGTGGCACGGCACAGTTGTGGACATGCACGATTGGAAGCAGGCACAAGAAGAATTACGCAATACTCAGGCGGAACTTGCAAGAATGATGCGCGTTATGACGATCGGACAACTGACCGCTTCGATCGCACATGAGGTTAGTCAGCCCCTGTCTGGGATTATCACGAACGCGAACACCTGCTTGCGAATGTTGAATAGCGAACCTCCAAATGTCGACGGTGCGCGCGAGACTGCGCAACGCACAATACGCGATGGTAATCGCGCTACGGATGTGATCACCCGTTTACGCACACTCATCAGCAAGAAGCAAATCAACATCGAACAGGTAAACCTGAATGAGGCGGTTCGGGAAGTAATCGCGCTGTCATTGAGCGAATTGCAGAAAAACCGCGTGATCGTGCAAAACCAGTTCAACGACAATTTGCCGCCGGTCAAGGGTGATCGGGTTCAGCTTCAGCAGGTCCTTCTGAATCTCCTCCGCAACGCTTCTGACGCTATGGTCACGATCACCGATCGGCCGAGGCAGCTATTCATACGGACAGATGCAGATGGTGGTCACGCTACTGTTTTTGTTCAGGATTCTGGAGTTGGTTTCGATCCCGAGACTACTGACCGGCTTTTCGAGTCGTTTTTTACCACGAAACAAGAGGGGATGGGCATCGGACTCTCGCTGAGTCGCTCCATCGTCGAGGCCCATCGCGGCCATCTATGGGCCACCAGAAACGATGGCCCAGGTGCGACCTTTGCTTTTTCTATTCCTTGTGATTCCGGGCTTTAG